The Salvelinus namaycush isolate Seneca chromosome 28, SaNama_1.0, whole genome shotgun sequence genome contains a region encoding:
- the LOC120023745 gene encoding uncharacterized protein LOC120023745 isoform X1: MLEDWVLVYLMLEDWVLVYLMLEDWVLVYLMLEDWVLVYLMLEDWVLVYLMLEDWVLVYLMLEDWVLVYLMLEDWVLVYLMLEDWVLVYLMLEDWVLVYLMLEDWVLVYLMLEDWVLVYLMLEDWVLVYLMLEDWVLVYLMLEDWVLVYLMLEDWVLVYLMVVDWVLVYLMLEDWVLVYLMLEDWVLVYLMLEDWVLVYLMLEDWVLVYLMLEDWVLVYLMLEDWVLVYLMLEDWVLVYLMLEDWVLVYLMLEDWVLVYLMLEDWVLVYLMLEDWVLVYLMLEDWVLVYLMLEDWVLVYLMLEDWVLVYLMLEDWVLVYLMLEDWVLVYLMVVDWVLVYLMLEDWVLVYLMLEDWVLVYLMLEDWVLVYLMLEDWVLVYLMLEDWVLVYLMLEDWVLVYLMLEDWVLVYLMLEDWVLVYLMLEDWVLVYLMLEDWVLVYLMLEDWVLVYLMLEDWVLVYLMLEDWVLVYLMLEDWVLVYLMLEDWVLVYLMLEDWVLVYLMLEDWVLVYLMLEDWVLVYLMVVDWVLVYLMLEDWVLVYLMLEDWVLVYLMLEDWVLVYLMLEDWVLVYLMLEDWVLVYLMLEDWVLVYLMLEDWVLVYLMLEDWVLVYLMLEDWVLVYLMLEDRVLVYLMLEDWVLVYLMLEDWVLVYLMLEDWVLVYLMLEDWVLVYLMLEDWVLVYLMLEDWVLVYLMVVDWVLVYLMLEDWVLVYLMLEDWVLVYLMLEDWVLVYLMLEDWVLVYLMLEDWVLVYLMLEDWVLVYLMLEDWVLVYLMLEDWVLVYLMLEDWVLVYLMLEDWVLVYLMLEDWVLVYLMLEDWVLVYLMLEDWVLVYLMLEDWVLVYLMLEDWVLVYLMLEDWVLVYLMLEDWVLVYLMLEDWVLVYLMVVDWVLVYLMLEDWVLVYLMLEDWVLVYLMLEDWVLVYLMLEDWVLVYLMLEDWVLVYLMLEDWVLVYLMLEDWVLVYLMLEDWVLVYLMLEDWVIVE; the protein is encoded by the exons ATGTTGGAGGACTGGGTACTG GTCTACTTGATGTTGGAGGACTGGGTACTGGTCTACTTGATGTTGGAGGACTGGGTACTGGTCTACTTGATGTTGGAGGACTGGGTACTGGTCTACTTGATGTTGGAGGACTGGGTACTGGTCTACTTGATGTTGGAGGACTGGGTACTGGTCTACTTGATGTTGGAGGACTGGGTACTGGTCTACTTGATGTTGGAGGACTGGGTACTGGTCTACTTGATGTTGGAGGACTGGGTACTGGTCTACTTGATGTTGGAGGACTGGGTACTGGTCTATTTGATGTTGGAGGACTGGGTACTGGTCTACTTGATGTTGGAGGACTGGGTACTGGTCTACTTGATGTTGGAGGACTGGGTACTGGTCTACTTGATGTTGGAGGACTGGGTACTGGTCTACTTGATGTTGGAGGACTGGGTACTGGTCTACTTGATGTTGGAGGACTGGGTACTGGTCTATTTGATGGTGGTAGACTGGGTACTGGTCTACTTGATGTTGGAGGACTGGGTACTGGTCTACTTGATGTTGGAGGACTGGGTACTGGTCTACTTGATGTTGGAGGACTGGGTACTGGTCTACTTGATGTTGGAGGACTGGGTACTGGTCTATTTGATGTTGGAGGACTGGGTACTGGTCTACTTGATGTTGGAGGACTGGGTACTGGTCTACTTGATGTTGGAGGACTGGGTACTGGTCTATTTGATGTTGGAGGACTGGGTACTGGTCTATTTGATGTTGGAGGACTGGGTACTGGTCTATTTGATGTTGGAGGACTGGGTACTGGTCTATTTGATGTTGGAGGACTGGGTACTGGTCTACTTGATGTTGGAGGACTGGGTACTGGTCTATTTGATGTTGGAGGACTGGGTACTGGTCTACTTGATGTTGGAGGACTGGGTACTGGTCTATTTGATGTTGGAGGACTGGGTACTGGTCTACTTGATGTTGGAGGACTGGGTACTGGTCTATTTGATGGTGGTAGACTGGGTACTGGTCTACTTGATGTTGGAGGACTGGGTACTGGTCTACTTGATGTTGGAGGACTGGGTACTGGTCTACTTGATGTTGGAGGACTGGGTACTGGTCTACTTGATGTTGGAGGACTGGGTACTGGTCTATTTGATGTTGGAGGACTGGGTACTGGTCTATTTGATGTTGGAGGACTGGGTACTGGTCTACTTGATGTTGGAGGACTGGGTACTGGTCTATTTGATGTTGGAGGACTGGGTACTGGTCTATTTGATGTTGGAGGACTGGGTACTGGTCTATTTGATGTTGGAGGACTGGGTACTGGTCTACTTGATGTTGGAGGACTGGGTACTGGTCTACTTGATGTTGGAGGACTGGGTACTGGTCTACTTGATGTTGGAGGACTGGGTACTGGTCTACTTGATGTTGGAGGACTGGGTACTGGTCTACTTGATGTTGGAGGACTGGGTACTGGTCTACTTGATGTTGGAGGACTGGGTACTGGTCTACTTGATGTTGGAGGACTGGGTACTGGTCTACTTGATGTTGGAGGACTGGGTACTGGTCTATTTGATGGTGGTAGACTGGGTACTGGTCTACTTGATGTTGGAGGACTGGGTACTGGTCTACTTGATGTTGGAGGACTGGGTACTGGTCTACTTGATGTTGGAGGACTGGGTACTGGTCTACTTGATGTTGGAGGACTGGGTACTGGTCTATTTGATGTTGGAGGACTGGGTACTGGTCTACTTGATGTTGGAGGACTGGGTACTGGTCTACTTGATGTTGGAGGACTGGGTACTGGTCTATTTGATGTTGGAGGACTGGGTACTGGTCTATTTGATGTTGGAGGACTGGGTACTGGTCTATTTGATGTTGGAGGACAGGGTACTGGTCTATTTGATGTTGGAGGACTGGGTACTGGTCTACTTGATGTTGGAGGACTGGGTACTGGTCTATTTGATGTTGGAGGACTGGGTACTGGTCTACTTGATGTTGGAGGACTGGGTACTGGTCTATTTGATGTTGGAGGACTGGGTACTGGTCTACTTGATGTTGGAGGACTGGGTACTGGTCTATTTGATGGTGGTAGACTGGGTACTGGTCTACTTGATGTTGGAGGACTGGGTACTGGTCTACTTGATGTTGGAGGACTGGGTACTGGTCTACTTGATGTTGGAGGACTGGGTACTGGTCTACTTGATGTTGGAGGACTGGGTACTGGTCTATTTGATGTTGGAGGACTGGGTACTGGTCTATTTGATGTTGGAGGACTGGGTACTGGTCTACTTGATGTTGGAGGACTGGGTACTGGTCTATTTGATGTTGGAGGACTGGGTACTGGTCTATTTGATGTTGGAGGACTGGGTACTGGTCTATTTGATGTTGGAGGACTGGGTACTGGTCTACTTGATGTTGGAGGACTGGGTACTGGTCTACTTGATGTTGGAGGACTGGGTACTGGTCTACTTGATGTTGGAGGACTGGGTACTGGTCTACTTGATGTTGGAGGACTGGGTACTGGTCTACTTGATGTTGGAGGACTGGGTACTGGTCTACTTGATGTTGGAGGACTGGGTACTGGTCTACTTGATGTTGGAGGACTGGGTACTGGTCTACTTGATGTTGGAGGACTGGGTACTGGTCTATTTGATGGTGGTAGACTGGGTACTGGTCTACTTGATGTTGGAGGACTGGGTACTGGTCTACTTGATGTTGGAGGACTGGGTACTGGTCTATTTGATGTTGGAGGACTGGGTACTGGTCTACTTGATGTTGGAGGACTGG GTACTGGTCTACTTGATGTTGGAGGACTGGGTACTGGTCTATTTGATGTTGGAGGACTGGGTACTGGTCTACTTGATGTTGGAGGACTGGGTACTGGTCTATTTGATGTTGGAGGACTGGGTACTGGTCTACTTGATGTTGGAGGACTGGGTGATTGTAGAATAG
- the LOC120023745 gene encoding uncharacterized protein LOC120023745 isoform X2: MLEDWVLVYLMLEDWVLVYLMLEDWVLVYLMLEDWVLVYLMLEDWVLVYLMLEDWVLVYLMLEDWVLVYLMLEDWVLVYLMLEDWVLVYLMLEDWVLVYLMLEDWVLVYLMLEDWVLVYLMLEDWVLVYLMLEDWVLVYLMLEDWVLVYLMLEDWVLVYLMVVDWVLVYLMLEDWVLVYLMLEDWVLVYLMLEDWVLVYLMLEDWVLVYLMLEDWVLVYLMLEDWVLVYLMLEDWVLVYLMLEDWVLVYLMLEDWVLVYLMLEDWVLVYLMLEDWVLVYLMLEDWVLVYLMLEDWVLVYLMLEDWVLVYLMLEDWVLVYLMLEDWVLVYLMVVDWVLVYLMLEDWVLVYLMLEDWVLVYLMLEDWVLVYLMLEDWVLVYLMLEDWVLVYLMLEDWVLVYLMLEDWVLVYLMLEDWVLVYLMLEDWVLVYLMLEDWVLVYLMLEDWVLVYLMLEDWVLVYLMLEDWVLVYLMLEDWVLVYLMLEDWVLVYLMLEDWVLVYLMLEDWVLVYLMLEDWVLVYLMVVDWVLVYLMLEDWVLVYLMLEDWVLVYLMLEDWVLVYLMLEDWVLVYLMLEDWVLVYLMLEDWVLVYLMLEDWVLVYLMLEDWVLVYLMLEDWVLVYLMLEDRVLVYLMLEDWVLVYLMLEDWVLVYLMLEDWVLVYLMLEDWVLVYLMLEDWVLVYLMLEDWVLVYLMVVDWVLVYLMLEDWVLVYLMLEDWVLVYLMLEDWVLVYLMLEDWVLVYLMLEDWVLVYLMLEDWVLVYLMLEDWVLVYLMLEDWVLVYLMLEDWVLVYLMLEDWVLVYLMLEDWVLVYLMLEDWVLVYLMLEDWVLVYLMLEDWVLVYLMLEDWVLVYLMLEDWVLVYLMLEDWVLVYLMLEDWVLVYLMVVDWVLVYLMLEDWVLVYLMLEDWVLVYLMLEDWVIVE; encoded by the exons ATGTTGGAGGACTGGGTACTG GTCTACTTGATGTTGGAGGACTGGGTACTGGTCTACTTGATGTTGGAGGACTGGGTACTGGTCTACTTGATGTTGGAGGACTGGGTACTGGTCTACTTGATGTTGGAGGACTGGGTACTGGTCTACTTGATGTTGGAGGACTGGGTACTGGTCTACTTGATGTTGGAGGACTGGGTACTGGTCTACTTGATGTTGGAGGACTGGGTACTGGTCTACTTGATGTTGGAGGACTGGGTACTGGTCTACTTGATGTTGGAGGACTGGGTACTGGTCTATTTGATGTTGGAGGACTGGGTACTGGTCTACTTGATGTTGGAGGACTGGGTACTGGTCTACTTGATGTTGGAGGACTGGGTACTGGTCTACTTGATGTTGGAGGACTGGGTACTGGTCTACTTGATGTTGGAGGACTGGGTACTGGTCTACTTGATGTTGGAGGACTGGGTACTGGTCTATTTGATGGTGGTAGACTGGGTACTGGTCTACTTGATGTTGGAGGACTGGGTACTGGTCTACTTGATGTTGGAGGACTGGGTACTGGTCTACTTGATGTTGGAGGACTGGGTACTGGTCTACTTGATGTTGGAGGACTGGGTACTGGTCTATTTGATGTTGGAGGACTGGGTACTGGTCTACTTGATGTTGGAGGACTGGGTACTGGTCTACTTGATGTTGGAGGACTGGGTACTGGTCTATTTGATGTTGGAGGACTGGGTACTGGTCTATTTGATGTTGGAGGACTGGGTACTGGTCTATTTGATGTTGGAGGACTGGGTACTGGTCTATTTGATGTTGGAGGACTGGGTACTGGTCTACTTGATGTTGGAGGACTGGGTACTGGTCTATTTGATGTTGGAGGACTGGGTACTGGTCTACTTGATGTTGGAGGACTGGGTACTGGTCTATTTGATGTTGGAGGACTGGGTACTGGTCTACTTGATGTTGGAGGACTGGGTACTGGTCTATTTGATGGTGGTAGACTGGGTACTGGTCTACTTGATGTTGGAGGACTGGGTACTGGTCTACTTGATGTTGGAGGACTGGGTACTGGTCTACTTGATGTTGGAGGACTGGGTACTGGTCTACTTGATGTTGGAGGACTGGGTACTGGTCTATTTGATGTTGGAGGACTGGGTACTGGTCTATTTGATGTTGGAGGACTGGGTACTGGTCTACTTGATGTTGGAGGACTGGGTACTGGTCTATTTGATGTTGGAGGACTGGGTACTGGTCTATTTGATGTTGGAGGACTGGGTACTGGTCTATTTGATGTTGGAGGACTGGGTACTGGTCTACTTGATGTTGGAGGACTGGGTACTGGTCTACTTGATGTTGGAGGACTGGGTACTGGTCTACTTGATGTTGGAGGACTGGGTACTGGTCTACTTGATGTTGGAGGACTGGGTACTGGTCTACTTGATGTTGGAGGACTGGGTACTGGTCTACTTGATGTTGGAGGACTGGGTACTGGTCTACTTGATGTTGGAGGACTGGGTACTGGTCTACTTGATGTTGGAGGACTGGGTACTGGTCTATTTGATGGTGGTAGACTGGGTACTGGTCTACTTGATGTTGGAGGACTGGGTACTGGTCTACTTGATGTTGGAGGACTGGGTACTGGTCTACTTGATGTTGGAGGACTGGGTACTGGTCTACTTGATGTTGGAGGACTGGGTACTGGTCTATTTGATGTTGGAGGACTGGGTACTGGTCTACTTGATGTTGGAGGACTGGGTACTGGTCTACTTGATGTTGGAGGACTGGGTACTGGTCTATTTGATGTTGGAGGACTGGGTACTGGTCTATTTGATGTTGGAGGACTGGGTACTGGTCTATTTGATGTTGGAGGACAGGGTACTGGTCTATTTGATGTTGGAGGACTGGGTACTGGTCTACTTGATGTTGGAGGACTGGGTACTGGTCTATTTGATGTTGGAGGACTGGGTACTGGTCTACTTGATGTTGGAGGACTGGGTACTGGTCTATTTGATGTTGGAGGACTGGGTACTGGTCTACTTGATGTTGGAGGACTGGGTACTGGTCTATTTGATGGTGGTAGACTGGGTACTGGTCTACTTGATGTTGGAGGACTGGGTACTGGTCTACTTGATGTTGGAGGACTGGGTACTGGTCTACTTGATGTTGGAGGACTGGGTACTGGTCTACTTGATGTTGGAGGACTGGGTACTGGTCTATTTGATGTTGGAGGACTGGGTACTGGTCTATTTGATGTTGGAGGACTGGGTACTGGTCTACTTGATGTTGGAGGACTGGGTACTGGTCTATTTGATGTTGGAGGACTGGGTACTGGTCTATTTGATGTTGGAGGACTGGGTACTGGTCTATTTGATGTTGGAGGACTGGGTACTGGTCTACTTGATGTTGGAGGACTGGGTACTGGTCTACTTGATGTTGGAGGACTGGGTACTGGTCTACTTGATGTTGGAGGACTGGGTACTGGTCTACTTGATGTTGGAGGACTGGGTACTGGTCTACTTGATGTTGGAGGACTGGGTACTGGTCTACTTGATGTTGGAGGACTGGGTACTGGTCTACTTGATGTTGGAGGACTGGGTACTGGTCTACTTGATGTTGGAGGACTGGGTACTGGTCTATTTGATGGTGGTAGACTGGGTACTGGTCTACTTGATGTTGGAGGACTGGGTACTG GTCTATTTGATGTTGGAGGACTGGGTACTGGTCTACTTGATGTTGGAGGACTGGGTGATTGTAGAATAG